From one Ctenopharyngodon idella isolate HZGC_01 chromosome 15, HZGC01, whole genome shotgun sequence genomic stretch:
- the LOC127496318 gene encoding C3a anaphylatoxin chemotactic receptor-like gives MDNSTVQTEISLGFKISKICILVVSLIGNGLVIFVTGYKMKTTVNSIWFLNLAIADFIFSLTEIISCLFGNFKYKFFYVIPDLTLFASILMLMTISLDRCLCTWMIVWSRNNRTIFKARIICMIVWVLSISCCIPVMCNYSIQYYKFLVTYTFIVGFVIPFLIIASSYIAIGVRVKRLKKENQLRSYRVIIAVVLAFFICWLPFHVHRFYYISTIKNQLSGSAKEVFLKTQAVVTCLVYLNSCLNPILYVFMCDDFKKKLKQSLQLVLETAFAEDHLDF, from the coding sequence ATGGACAATTCTACAGTGCAGACAGAGATCTCCTTAGGCTTTAAGATCAGCAAAATATGTATCCTTGTTGTAAGTCTCATTGGAAATGGGCTTGTCATATTTGTGACTGGTTACAAAATGAAGACGACAGTCAACTCCATTTGGTTCCTCAACTTGGCGATTGCAGACTTCATCTTCTCCTTAACTGAAATCATTAGCTGCCTCTTTGGTAACTTCAAATACAAGTTTTTCTATGTCATACCTGACCTAACTTTATTTGCTAGCATTTTAATGCTGATGACTATTAGTCTGGACCGATGCCTGTGCACATGGATGATCGTGTGGTCTCGTAATAATCGAACCATATTCAAAGCCAGAATCATCTGCATGATTGTGTGGGTTTTATCCATCAGCTGCTGCATCCCTGTAATGTGTAACTATTCTATTCAATACTACAAGTTTCTGGTCACATACACGTTCATAGTGGGCTTTGTCATCCCCTTCCTGATCATTGCATCTTCATATATAGCTATCGGCGTGCGAGTCAAACGTCTCAAAAAGGAGAATCAGCTCAGGTCTTACCGGGTCATTATAGCTGTGGTCCTGGCCTTTTTCATATGCTGGCTTCCTTTTCATGTCCACAGATTTTATTACATAAGTACAATAAAGAATCAGTTGAGTGGATCTGCTAAAgaggtttttttaaaaacacaagctGTAGTTACCTGCCTGGTTTATCTAAACAGCTGTCTGAACCCCATTCTCTATGTGTTCATGTGTGATGATTTCAAGAAGAAGCTTAAACAGTCTCTGCAGCTGGTGCTGGAGACGGCGTTTGCTGAGGATCATTTGGATTTctaa